The Conexivisphaerales archaeon genome contains a region encoding:
- a CDS encoding ABC transporter ATP-binding protein encodes MIIAARRLSKYFQLKGTGVVGSGGLLRAVDDVNLEVREGSVVGVVGESGSGKSTIGRLLVALLKPTSGQVLFDIPDDVLAEYDDCLVRGQLEKCKRIEAEYSIYDKKGRQAKEMRRKMGIVFQDPYSSLDPRMRVQDIILEPILATGYQDSKEAKETVLSLLDRVGLPPDFALRYPHELSGGQRQRVAIARSISTLPKFLVLDEPTSALDVSVQAQILSLLKKIRSEFNMSMLLITHNIAVIAYMAEYVNVIYAGKVMESGIKRDVILSPTHPYTQALISAVPGRARMAQRIVLKGDPPNLVSPPRGCRFHPRCQVAFEVCGWSAEEVATDLDYLLQGKYYSLFQGSATVERLDDSSLLVKNARSNDLTDVISRERSYLRSLTSVSNIKETEQGVLITLSSYITPGMYDAGNGKRVSCLLYSPEITPAQKART; translated from the coding sequence ATGATCATAGCTGCAAGAAGACTATCAAAGTACTTTCAGCTAAAAGGTACAGGTGTAGTCGGGTCTGGAGGACTGCTCAGGGCAGTCGATGATGTAAACTTGGAAGTCAGGGAAGGCTCTGTGGTTGGGGTTGTAGGCGAGAGCGGGTCTGGCAAGAGCACGATAGGCAGGCTCCTCGTAGCTCTGCTCAAACCAACCTCTGGACAGGTGCTGTTTGACATACCTGACGATGTTCTGGCTGAATATGATGATTGCTTGGTAAGGGGGCAACTTGAGAAGTGTAAAAGGATAGAAGCTGAATATTCCATCTATGATAAGAAAGGAAGACAGGCAAAGGAGATGAGGAGGAAGATGGGTATAGTCTTCCAGGACCCGTATTCTTCTCTAGACCCTAGGATGAGGGTGCAGGATATCATACTGGAACCAATTCTCGCTACAGGTTATCAGGACTCAAAGGAGGCGAAGGAGACTGTTCTGTCTCTTCTTGATAGGGTAGGTTTACCTCCTGATTTTGCGCTGAGGTATCCGCACGAACTTTCTGGAGGGCAGAGGCAGAGGGTCGCTATAGCAAGAAGCATCTCTACTCTTCCGAAGTTTCTTGTGCTCGATGAGCCCACTTCAGCGCTCGACGTTTCCGTGCAGGCCCAGATACTTTCCCTGCTGAAGAAGATAAGAAGTGAATTCAACATGAGCATGCTGCTCATAACTCATAACATAGCAGTCATAGCATACATGGCTGAATATGTCAATGTGATTTATGCAGGGAAGGTGATGGAGAGCGGTATAAAAAGGGATGTTATTCTCAGTCCTACTCATCCATACACACAGGCGCTGATCTCAGCGGTGCCTGGCAGGGCCAGAATGGCACAAAGAATAGTTCTTAAGGGAGACCCTCCGAATCTTGTTTCACCGCCTAGGGGTTGCAGGTTCCATCCCAGGTGCCAGGTAGCGTTCGAAGTCTGCGGCTGGAGTGCAGAGGAGGTTGCGACTGACTTGGATTATCTGCTGCAAGGGAAATACTATAGCCTCTTCCAAGGATCCGCAACTGTAGAAAGGTTGGACGATTCCAGCCTGCTGGTCAAGAACGCAAGGTCAAACGACTTGACTGATGTGATAAGCAGAGAAAGGAGTTATCTGAGAAGTCTTACATCAGTCTCAAACATCAAGGAGACAGAGCAAGGAGTTCTCATAACATTATCTAGCTATATCACCCCTGGGATGTATGACGCAGGAAATGGGAAGAGGGTATCGTGTCTGCTCTATTCCCCGGAAATTACCCCCGCCCAGAAGGCAAGAACCTGA